The Georgenia sp. TF02-10 genome window below encodes:
- a CDS encoding FKBP-type peptidyl-prolyl cis-trans isomerase produces the protein MEPSTSARPRPTRRRPAAGRRLPARRRLPARRRLTVLLALLLAVVLTACTSSAPEEDPTTPPVEVTGSFGSVPVVTFTPPLPLTESSVQTLIEGDGRELAEGEPILVTLTAYDGQDGELMEGREIGVARTMTLTPEDVGEDLYPVLLGSREGSRLLVEQPISEDGVDRMLVLVIDVRYTRARGEPVEPPDGMPAVALADDGAPTITVPDGEPPDRLRVAPLVRGDGAQVRPGQDVTIQYTGMAWETGAPYDSTWATGKVPQTVAIDETFPGLRDGLVDQTVGSQVLLVIPPAQAQGTDTLVLVVDILAVAGGDEDALVSPTPAPSAEQPAEQPSGEQPSGE, from the coding sequence GTGGAGCCCAGCACGTCCGCCCGCCCGCGACCCACCCGCCGCCGGCCGGCCGCCGGCCGCCGGCTCCCGGCCCGCCGCCGGCTCCCGGCCCGTCGCCGGCTCACCGTGCTCCTCGCGCTGCTCCTCGCCGTCGTCCTCACCGCCTGCACCTCGAGCGCGCCCGAGGAGGACCCCACCACGCCGCCGGTCGAGGTCACCGGGAGCTTCGGCTCCGTCCCCGTCGTCACCTTCACCCCGCCGCTCCCGCTGACCGAGTCCTCGGTGCAGACCCTCATCGAGGGGGACGGCCGCGAGCTCGCCGAGGGCGAGCCGATCCTGGTCACGCTCACCGCCTACGACGGCCAGGACGGCGAGCTCATGGAGGGCCGGGAGATCGGCGTCGCGCGCACGATGACGCTCACCCCGGAGGACGTCGGGGAGGACCTGTACCCGGTGCTGCTCGGCAGCCGGGAGGGCAGCCGGCTGCTCGTCGAGCAGCCGATCTCCGAGGACGGGGTCGACCGGATGCTCGTCCTGGTCATCGACGTGCGCTACACCCGGGCCCGCGGGGAGCCGGTCGAGCCGCCGGACGGCATGCCCGCCGTCGCGCTCGCCGACGACGGCGCCCCCACCATCACCGTCCCCGACGGCGAGCCGCCGGACCGGCTGCGGGTGGCCCCGCTCGTCCGCGGCGACGGCGCCCAGGTGCGTCCCGGCCAGGACGTCACCATCCAGTACACCGGCATGGCCTGGGAGACCGGCGCGCCGTACGACTCCACCTGGGCCACCGGCAAGGTGCCGCAGACGGTCGCCATCGACGAGACCTTCCCGGGCCTGCGGGACGGGCTGGTGGACCAGACGGTGGGCTCCCAGGTCCTCCTGGTCATCCCGCCGGCGCAGGCCCAGGGGACCGACACCCTGGTGCTCGTGGTCGACATCCTCGCCGTCGCCGGCGGGGACGAGGACGCCCTGGTCAGCCCGACGCCGGCGCCGTCGGCGGAGCAACCGGCGGAGCAACCGTCGGGGGAGCAGCCGTCAGGGGAGTAG
- a CDS encoding siderophore-interacting protein: MARTGMSATRVKPAVAQLLTLHVLRSERISPSFVRVTLGGGEVERFAPMGFDQWFRLFLPVSDASLSRLPNRLDTLAYLRYLAIARTDRPVLRNYTVRAFRDHGPDGAELDVDFVLHGSVADGTSGPAAAWAQTCRRGDAVAILDEGITFHPPEHLLRRVRVVVDETGLPAAAGILSSLPRDAAGVAVLEIPERGDAQDLTPPEHVTVEWVVREEPDAVPGAAALARAVAEPLDHPFYGWIAGEQRLATELRRHWVRSGAAKTDVTFGGYWKSRARH, from the coding sequence ATGGCCCGCACAGGCATGAGCGCCACCCGGGTCAAGCCCGCGGTGGCGCAGCTCCTGACGCTGCACGTGCTGCGCAGCGAGCGCATCTCGCCGAGCTTCGTGCGCGTCACCCTCGGCGGGGGCGAGGTCGAGCGGTTCGCCCCGATGGGCTTCGACCAGTGGTTCCGGCTGTTCCTGCCGGTGTCGGACGCCTCGCTGTCGCGCCTGCCGAACAGGCTCGACACGCTGGCGTACCTGCGGTACCTCGCGATCGCCAGGACCGACCGTCCGGTGCTGCGCAACTACACCGTCCGGGCCTTCCGCGACCACGGTCCCGACGGCGCCGAGCTCGACGTCGACTTCGTCCTGCACGGCTCCGTCGCCGACGGCACCTCCGGTCCCGCGGCGGCCTGGGCGCAGACCTGCCGCCGCGGCGACGCCGTCGCGATCCTCGACGAGGGGATCACCTTCCACCCCCCGGAGCACCTGCTCCGCCGCGTGAGGGTCGTCGTCGACGAGACCGGGCTGCCGGCCGCCGCGGGCATCCTTTCCTCCCTCCCGCGCGACGCCGCCGGCGTCGCGGTGCTCGAGATCCCGGAGCGGGGCGACGCCCAGGACCTCACCCCGCCCGAGCACGTCACCGTCGAGTGGGTGGTCCGCGAGGAGCCGGATGCCGTGCCCGGCGCCGCGGCGCTCGCCCGCGCCGTCGCCGAACCCCTCGACCACCCGTTCTACGGCTGGATCGCCGGCGAGCAGCGCCTGGCCACCGAGCTGCGCCGCCACTGGGTGCGCTCCGGCGCCGCAAAGACCGACGTCACCTTCGGCGGCTACTGGAAGTCCCGCGCCCGCCACTGA
- a CDS encoding uridine kinase, producing MSVQDRPQAAAGAVPPAVLAAVRAAEPGARHRGRPLVVGIDGRSGAGKSALAAALVDVLARDRPRTGAVGLLALEDAYRGWDGLAAGLAEVADGVLGPLRRGRPGRYRAYDWHAGRVDGVRAVPPPGTPVPEVLVVEGCGAGSAVLAPSVDVLVWLEAPEPVRHRRALERDGGTWAHRWDGWAAQEQALLDERDARAAADVVVATG from the coding sequence GTGAGCGTCCAGGACCGGCCGCAGGCCGCCGCCGGGGCCGTCCCGCCCGCGGTGCTGGCCGCGGTCCGGGCGGCCGAGCCGGGCGCGCGGCACCGGGGCCGGCCGCTGGTGGTGGGGATCGACGGCCGCTCCGGGGCCGGGAAGTCGGCGCTGGCGGCCGCGCTCGTCGACGTTCTCGCCCGGGACCGGCCCCGGACCGGCGCCGTGGGGCTGCTCGCCCTGGAGGACGCCTACCGGGGCTGGGACGGGCTCGCCGCGGGCCTGGCGGAGGTGGCCGACGGCGTGCTCGGCCCGCTCCGCCGGGGCCGCCCGGGCCGGTACCGGGCCTACGACTGGCACGCCGGGCGGGTCGACGGCGTGCGGGCCGTGCCGCCGCCCGGGACGCCGGTGCCGGAGGTGCTGGTGGTGGAGGGGTGCGGCGCCGGCTCGGCCGTGCTCGCCCCCTCCGTGGACGTCCTGGTCTGGCTGGAGGCGCCGGAGCCCGTGCGGCACCGGCGGGCGCTGGAGCGGGACGGCGGAACCTGGGCGCACCGGTGGGATGGGTGGGCGGCGCAGGAGCAGGCGCTGCTGGACGAGCGGGACGCCCGGGCGGCGGCCGACGTGGTGGTCGCCACCGGCTGA
- the hisF gene encoding imidazole glycerol phosphate synthase subunit HisF, with amino-acid sequence MGVAVRVIPCLDVADGRVVKGVNFRGLRDAGDPVELARRYDAEGADEITFLDVSASAEGRATTLEVVARTAEEVFVPLTVGGGVRGVEHVDQLLKAGADKVGVNTAAIARPELISEVAQRFGNQVLVLSVDARRCTGPTRTPSGYEVTTHGGRRGTGIDAVAWAARGAELGAGEILLNSMDADGTTDGFDLQMIDDVRPRVAVPLIASGGAGTPEHFAAAARHGADAVLAASVFHFGTLSIAQVKEHLRAAGVPVR; translated from the coding sequence GTGGGTGTGGCGGTGCGGGTGATCCCCTGCCTGGACGTGGCGGACGGACGCGTGGTCAAGGGCGTGAACTTCCGCGGCCTGCGCGACGCCGGCGACCCCGTCGAGCTCGCCCGCCGCTACGACGCCGAGGGCGCGGACGAGATCACCTTCCTCGACGTCTCCGCCTCCGCCGAGGGCCGGGCCACCACGCTGGAGGTGGTGGCCCGCACCGCCGAGGAGGTCTTCGTCCCGCTCACCGTCGGCGGCGGCGTCCGGGGCGTGGAGCACGTCGACCAGCTGCTCAAGGCCGGCGCGGACAAGGTGGGCGTCAACACCGCGGCGATCGCCCGGCCCGAGCTGATCAGCGAGGTCGCCCAGCGGTTCGGCAACCAGGTCCTGGTGCTCTCCGTCGACGCCCGCCGGTGCACAGGGCCGACCCGGACGCCGTCGGGCTACGAGGTGACCACCCACGGCGGGCGCCGCGGCACCGGCATCGACGCCGTGGCGTGGGCGGCCCGGGGCGCCGAGCTCGGCGCCGGGGAGATCCTGCTCAACTCCATGGACGCCGACGGCACCACCGACGGCTTCGACCTGCAGATGATCGACGACGTCCGCCCCCGGGTCGCCGTGCCGCTGATCGCCTCCGGCGGCGCCGGCACGCCCGAGCACTTCGCGGCCGCCGCCCGGCACGGCGCCGACGCCGTGCTGGCGGCCTCCGTCTTCCACTTCGGCACCCTCAGCATCGCCCAGGTGAAGGAGCACCTGCGGGCCGCCGGCGTCCCGGTGCGCTGA
- a CDS encoding UvrD-helicase domain-containing protein, with amino-acid sequence MTPSELDHEQQHLDRLYARVDELRAQVAGELDRALRARGGSARDLVDREAQVDRLTERAATLDRAEEGLCFGRLDLAEGQVRYVGRTGLRGPAPERTPLLLDWRAPGSRAFYLATPADNHGVRRRRHLRTSARRVTGLEDELLDLDAAPGALPLQGEGALMAALAEHRTGRMKDIVTTLQAEQDEIVRADADGVLVVQGGPGTGKTAVALHRAAYLLYARPTVARQGVLVVGPTPTFLDYIEQVLPSLGETQVVLTTPEELYPGVVPDRP; translated from the coding sequence ATGACGCCGTCCGAGCTCGACCACGAGCAGCAGCACCTGGACCGCCTGTACGCCCGGGTGGACGAGCTCCGCGCGCAGGTCGCCGGCGAGCTGGACCGGGCGCTGCGGGCCCGCGGCGGCTCCGCCCGGGACCTGGTCGACCGGGAGGCCCAGGTCGACCGGCTCACCGAGCGTGCCGCGACCCTCGACCGTGCCGAGGAGGGGCTCTGCTTCGGCCGGCTGGACCTGGCCGAGGGGCAGGTCCGCTACGTCGGCCGCACCGGGCTGCGCGGCCCGGCGCCGGAGCGCACCCCGCTGCTGCTGGACTGGCGCGCGCCCGGGTCGCGGGCGTTCTACCTGGCCACGCCGGCGGACAACCACGGCGTGCGGCGGCGCCGGCACCTGCGCACCAGCGCCCGGCGGGTGACCGGCCTGGAGGACGAGCTCCTCGACCTCGACGCCGCCCCCGGCGCGCTGCCGCTGCAGGGCGAGGGCGCGCTGATGGCCGCCCTGGCCGAGCACCGCACCGGCCGGATGAAGGACATCGTCACCACCCTGCAGGCCGAGCAGGACGAGATCGTCCGCGCCGACGCCGACGGGGTGCTGGTGGTCCAGGGCGGCCCCGGCACCGGCAAGACCGCCGTGGCGCTGCACCGCGCCGCGTACCTGCTCTACGCCCGGCCGACCGTCGCCCGCCAGGGGGTGCTCGTCGTCGGCCCGACGCCGACCTTCCTGGACTACATCGAGCAGGTGCTGCCCTCGCTCGGCGAGACCCAGGTGGTGCTCACCACGCCCGAGGAGCTCTACCCCGGCGTCGTCCCGGACCGGCCGTAG
- the pafA gene encoding Pup--protein ligase, whose amino-acid sequence MTPRRIFGIETEYGITCARPPAGRTGAGDGAAAGDGAAAQVSADDAARYLFRRVVAFGRSSNVFLRNGARLYLDVGSHPEYASAECDDVHQLVANDRAGAAILDEMTVEANAQLAQDGVAGTIHLFKNNVDSAGNSFGCHENYLVRRRRDFHDMATALVPFFVTRQVLTGAGHLRRRPGGGVAYAFSQRADQMWDAMSSATTRSRPIINTRDEPHADADRYRRMHVIVGDSSVAETTTMLKVGMTDLLLGLLEDGGKVKDLALAEPMRAIREISTDLTAAGPVELASGRRMSPVQIQEEYLTRVRAYLDDGGHEPTAVQRRVLDLWERGLHALRTADPSGVETELDWAIKARLLGRYRDKHRLALDDPRVARLALAYHDISPVHGLAASLEQRGLMARLTTEAEVAEAVVRPPATTRARLRGEFVAAAQDRRRDITVDWVHLKINDAAQRTVVLKDPFAATDERVDALLAALE is encoded by the coding sequence GTGACCCCCCGCCGGATCTTCGGCATCGAGACGGAGTACGGCATCACCTGCGCCCGGCCCCCGGCCGGGCGCACCGGTGCGGGGGACGGGGCCGCCGCCGGGGACGGGGCGGCGGCGCAGGTGTCCGCCGACGACGCCGCCCGGTACCTCTTCCGCCGGGTCGTCGCCTTCGGCCGGTCCTCCAACGTCTTCCTGCGCAACGGGGCGCGGCTCTACCTCGACGTCGGCTCGCACCCGGAGTACGCCTCCGCCGAGTGCGACGACGTCCACCAGCTCGTCGCCAACGACCGGGCCGGGGCGGCGATCCTGGACGAGATGACCGTCGAGGCGAACGCCCAGCTCGCCCAGGACGGCGTCGCCGGCACCATCCACCTGTTCAAGAACAACGTCGACTCCGCCGGGAACTCCTTCGGCTGCCACGAGAACTACCTGGTGCGCCGCCGTCGGGACTTCCACGACATGGCCACCGCCCTGGTGCCGTTCTTCGTCACCCGGCAGGTCCTCACCGGCGCCGGGCACCTCCGACGGCGGCCGGGCGGCGGCGTCGCCTACGCCTTCTCCCAGCGGGCGGACCAGATGTGGGACGCGATGAGCTCGGCGACCACCCGCTCCCGGCCCATCATCAACACCCGCGACGAGCCGCACGCCGACGCCGACCGGTACCGGCGGATGCACGTCATCGTCGGGGACTCCTCGGTGGCCGAGACCACCACCATGCTCAAGGTCGGGATGACCGACCTGCTGCTCGGCCTCCTCGAGGACGGCGGCAAGGTCAAGGACCTCGCCCTCGCCGAGCCCATGCGCGCCATCCGGGAGATCTCCACCGACCTCACCGCCGCCGGTCCGGTGGAGCTGGCGAGCGGGCGGCGGATGAGCCCGGTGCAGATCCAGGAGGAGTACCTGACCCGGGTGCGGGCCTACCTCGACGACGGCGGCCACGAGCCCACCGCGGTCCAGCGCCGGGTGCTGGACCTGTGGGAGCGGGGCCTGCACGCGCTGCGCACCGCCGACCCCAGCGGCGTGGAGACCGAGCTCGACTGGGCCATCAAGGCCCGCCTCCTGGGCCGGTACCGGGACAAGCACCGGCTGGCCCTGGATGACCCGCGGGTCGCCCGCCTGGCCCTGGCCTACCACGACATCTCCCCGGTGCACGGCCTCGCCGCCTCGCTGGAGCAGCGCGGCCTGATGGCCCGGCTGACCACCGAGGCGGAGGTGGCCGAGGCCGTCGTCCGGCCGCCCGCCACCACCCGGGCGAGGCTCCGCGGGGAGTTCGTCGCTGCCGCCCAGGACCGCCGCCGGGACATCACGGTGGACTGGGTGCACCTGAAGATCAACGACGCCGCCCAGCGCACCGTGGTGCTGAAGGACCCCTTCGCCGCCACCGACGAGCGCGTCGACGCCCTGCTCGCCGCCCTGGAGTGA